From the Desulfovibrio sp. JY genome, one window contains:
- a CDS encoding helix-turn-helix domain-containing protein: MPIASKFDAMKLRTMITEGKTAQQIMDAFDIPKTTLKNHLTKLMTLDEKFYKIEGMDARVASGSVKFSSTGLRLSPTLLANYGFKQGDEFKVSCLEEGKIVLEKK; the protein is encoded by the coding sequence ATGCCTATCGCATCGAAATTTGACGCGATGAAACTTCGCACCATGATCACCGAAGGAAAAACCGCTCAGCAAATTATGGATGCCTTCGATATTCCCAAAACCACCCTGAAAAACCATCTCACGAAGCTGATGACGCTGGATGAGAAGTTCTACAAGATCGAAGGGATGGACGCTCGTGTGGCATCTGGAAGCGTGAAGTTCTCCAGCACTGGTCTCCGTCTGTCCCCGACGCTCCTGGCCAACTACGGTTTCAAGCAGGGCGATGAGTTCAAGGTTTCCTGTTTGGAAGAGGGGAAGATTGTCCTGGAGAAGAAGTAG
- a CDS encoding ATP-binding protein — translation MAQDQGVLYDPRFLESFTGTNILNNPRTAIVELVANAWDAGATRVDITWPDESAGICFSICDNGHGMDEKNFNRIWRTLAYNRQKEEGEFALFPKGVTLPPRYAFGRNGKGRFAGFCFGDEYFVETWRDGKSVTYKVSRGMPDKPFDLSKETESENTSSGTKVFTKIAKRIHLPEVIARAEIGMRFLTDPNFNVTLNGKSIKFTDIPEAHIKEFEKQIEGLGLIKIIVIDLQDADKTTYQHGIAWHVKNRLVGDCSWKVGGELLLDGRTNEAKRYVFIVKTDFLDDAVLSDWSGFDESNQRYTMTLDVVLKFIKETMLDLSKTKRSQTFDDVKKQHRDKISKMSMISVERWENFVHRVQEDCPSIKETDLSQLAGILANLEISQNQYGLLNKLSEMQPGQLDELHVILKDWTLDMAKVVLDELQNRLSLLDKLKEKVFDAEADEVQELQPLFHRGLWIFGPEYETIEFTSNEGMTKVVRKLFKSNDPGSQNRPDFVILPESTVGLYYYPRYDDEGAEYGTDRLTIVELKRSGIPIGEDQKAQCWKYIKELYSKGLLDDISKVTCFVLGSTIDPQEVQARKEMSDRVVIQPLDYNSVIARANSRLHRLYDRVRSAPFLSKEVIDDFVSRGSRFENGRVSLV, via the coding sequence ATGGCACAAGATCAAGGTGTTCTCTATGATCCACGATTCCTTGAATCATTCACAGGTACAAATATACTCAATAATCCGCGTACTGCCATTGTTGAATTAGTCGCAAATGCTTGGGATGCGGGTGCAACCAGAGTTGATATTACTTGGCCAGATGAGTCGGCAGGCATATGCTTTTCTATTTGTGACAATGGGCATGGAATGGACGAAAAAAATTTTAATCGTATTTGGAGAACTCTTGCATATAATCGGCAAAAAGAGGAAGGGGAGTTTGCTCTTTTTCCAAAAGGAGTAACTCTTCCTCCGCGTTATGCTTTTGGAAGAAATGGAAAAGGTCGTTTCGCAGGATTTTGCTTTGGTGATGAGTATTTTGTTGAAACATGGCGTGATGGAAAATCCGTTACATACAAAGTTTCGCGAGGGATGCCAGATAAGCCATTCGATTTATCAAAAGAAACAGAGTCTGAAAACACTTCAAGTGGGACTAAAGTTTTTACAAAGATTGCAAAGCGCATTCATTTGCCAGAAGTAATTGCAAGGGCAGAGATAGGTATGCGTTTTCTGACTGATCCTAATTTCAATGTAACTTTAAATGGCAAGTCAATAAAATTTACAGACATCCCAGAGGCACACATAAAAGAATTTGAAAAACAAATTGAGGGATTGGGTTTAATCAAGATTATTGTTATTGATTTGCAAGATGCTGATAAGACAACCTACCAACATGGTATTGCGTGGCACGTCAAGAATCGTTTGGTTGGAGATTGTTCCTGGAAGGTGGGCGGTGAACTCTTGTTGGATGGGAGGACGAATGAGGCTAAAAGATATGTATTTATAGTCAAAACTGATTTTCTTGATGATGCTGTTTTATCTGATTGGTCTGGGTTTGACGAGAGCAATCAACGCTATACCATGACCCTTGATGTTGTTTTGAAATTTATAAAAGAAACAATGCTAGACTTATCCAAAACAAAACGTAGCCAGACTTTTGATGATGTTAAAAAGCAACACAGAGATAAAATTTCTAAAATGAGTATGATTAGTGTGGAGCGATGGGAGAATTTCGTTCATAGGGTTCAAGAGGATTGTCCTTCAATCAAAGAAACTGATCTGTCTCAATTGGCTGGGATATTAGCAAATTTAGAAATTTCTCAGAATCAATATGGCCTGCTAAATAAACTAAGTGAAATGCAACCAGGGCAGCTTGATGAGTTACATGTTATTCTTAAAGATTGGACGCTGGATATGGCGAAAGTTGTTCTTGATGAATTGCAGAATCGCTTATCTCTTTTGGATAAATTGAAAGAAAAGGTATTTGATGCAGAAGCTGATGAGGTTCAAGAACTACAGCCTCTTTTTCATCGAGGGCTGTGGATATTCGGTCCGGAATATGAAACTATAGAATTCACATCAAATGAGGGAATGACTAAGGTTGTTCGTAAATTATTCAAATCTAATGATCCAGGGAGTCAAAATAGACCAGATTTTGTTATTCTCCCAGAAAGTACAGTTGGGCTTTATTATTATCCAAGGTATGATGATGAAGGTGCTGAATATGGAACGGATAGGTTGACAATAGTCGAGCTGAAGCGATCTGGTATTCCAATTGGAGAAGACCAAAAAGCTCAATGTTGGAAGTATATAAAAGAATTATATTCGAAGGGTCTGTTGGATGATATTTCAAAAGTCACTTGTTTTGTTTTGGGGTCTACTATTGACCCTCAAGAAGTCCAAGCTAGAAAAGAGATGTCTGATAGAGTTGTTATTCAACCATTAGATTATAATTCTGTCATTGCCAGAGCAAATTCTAGATTGCATCGGCTATATGATCGGGTGAGAAGTGCACCTTTTTTGAGCAAAGAAGTGATTGATGATTTTGTAAGCAGAGGATCTCGTTTTGAAAATGGACGGGTTTCGCTAGTGTAA
- a CDS encoding gluconokinase, with amino-acid sequence MVVVISGVSGSGKSTVGKLLSEKTGWRFIEGDEYHSTASKEKMAAGIPLTDADRSQWLHNLNKILVECTLENENIVLACSALKQKYRDILFRNVEHVYLVWLEGDFKLLKGRIDSRPNHFFSSSLLKSQFDIIERPHGALVLNVQPSPADIVSRILYEIKFVTNH; translated from the coding sequence GTGGTTGTTGTTATTTCTGGAGTTTCCGGTAGCGGTAAGTCGACGGTAGGAAAGTTGCTAAGCGAGAAAACTGGCTGGAGATTCATTGAAGGAGATGAGTATCATTCAACTGCATCAAAGGAAAAGATGGCAGCTGGTATTCCCTTGACGGATGCAGATAGGAGTCAGTGGCTTCATAATCTTAATAAAATTCTTGTAGAGTGTACCTTAGAGAATGAAAATATAGTTTTAGCCTGTTCGGCTCTGAAGCAAAAGTATAGGGATATTTTATTTAGGAATGTTGAGCATGTTTATCTTGTATGGCTTGAAGGTGACTTTAAACTGTTAAAAGGACGTATTGACTCGCGTCCTAACCATTTTTTTTCAAGTAGTCTTTTGAAGTCGCAGTTTGACATTATAGAAAGACCACATGGTGCTTTGGTTTTAAATGTCCAGCCTAGTCCTGCCGACATAGTTTCGCGTATTTTATATGAGATTAAATTTGTGACCAATCACTAG